From a single Okeanomitos corallinicola TIOX110 genomic region:
- a CDS encoding serine/threonine-protein kinase → MVLFQINQSAVNCINPNCQRPYPQPGGNKFCNSCGTQLQLQDRYYPLQALGSGGFAQIYTVWDAKTQTEKVLKVLVENSPKALELFIQEAEVLSSFRNPGVPEVDPDGYFQVNLTNPKQHLLACLVMEKIDGQNLEEIRRNYPQGCPEDLVLNWFTQAVKILQELHKRQIIHRDIKPSNLMLRNPSTNAAMQTEQLVLIDFGGAKQFSGAILRSPSSSTRLFSSGYSPPEQIVGGNVGPAADFYALGRTIIELLTGKHPQELEDAITGELKWRNYCHVNSDLADLLDEMIQTEVRSRPAHAAIIQKRLLKIAPKTPFRRSQPRLFIQLKNSIIQSCVQFTQAVGSTTLLTVQIIFRFLFACFSTLWATILVWIGSTIGTLIGFLLAYETKLGSFLAEFITVKLPELIPSFQTSYPQEIIIYGVAGLGTAWGITISGSFGQKRRFLIAALMGVISYSLGWMVCQFIKPEDSPEGLIAWILISVFLLTLGLGLRTHYIAYAFITAFGTANIVAALIHLGIDIPLLNFSSQPSVFYLFHHIAFFGFIGVLISLCLSFSYYLVVPCLRWLGWR, encoded by the coding sequence GTGGTTTTGTTCCAGATAAATCAGAGTGCGGTTAACTGCATAAATCCTAACTGCCAACGTCCCTATCCCCAACCTGGGGGAAACAAATTCTGTAACAGCTGTGGCACTCAGTTACAGCTGCAAGACCGTTATTACCCCCTTCAAGCTTTAGGTTCAGGAGGTTTTGCTCAAATTTACACAGTTTGGGATGCAAAAACCCAAACAGAAAAGGTGCTAAAGGTGCTAGTGGAAAATTCTCCCAAAGCCTTAGAATTATTTATTCAAGAAGCTGAGGTATTAAGTAGTTTCCGTAATCCTGGTGTACCTGAAGTTGATCCAGATGGGTATTTTCAAGTCAATTTAACCAATCCGAAACAACACCTGTTGGCCTGTCTGGTGATGGAAAAAATTGATGGGCAAAATTTGGAAGAAATTAGAAGAAATTACCCCCAAGGATGTCCAGAAGATTTGGTGTTAAATTGGTTTACTCAAGCTGTCAAAATCTTACAAGAATTACATAAACGCCAAATTATTCATCGAGATATCAAACCTTCTAATCTAATGCTGCGTAACCCTTCAACAAATGCAGCGATGCAAACAGAACAATTAGTATTAATTGATTTTGGTGGAGCTAAACAATTTAGTGGAGCAATATTGCGATCGCCAAGTTCTTCTACCCGTCTATTTTCTTCTGGTTACAGTCCTCCAGAACAAATTGTTGGTGGTAATGTTGGGCCTGCGGCTGATTTTTACGCTCTAGGAAGAACAATTATTGAATTACTCACAGGTAAACATCCCCAAGAATTAGAAGATGCTATTACCGGAGAATTAAAGTGGCGTAATTATTGTCATGTTAATTCCGATTTGGCAGATTTATTAGATGAAATGATCCAGACGGAAGTGCGATCTCGTCCAGCCCATGCAGCTATAATTCAAAAACGTTTATTAAAAATTGCCCCCAAAACACCTTTTAGAAGATCACAACCCAGATTATTTATTCAACTCAAAAATAGTATTATTCAAAGCTGTGTACAATTTACCCAAGCAGTCGGTAGCACTACTCTGTTAACAGTACAAATAATTTTCAGATTTTTATTTGCTTGTTTCTCAACTCTTTGGGCCACGATTTTAGTTTGGATAGGTTCTACTATAGGAACTTTAATAGGTTTTCTACTGGCTTATGAAACTAAATTAGGTTCTTTTCTGGCAGAATTTATTACAGTTAAATTACCCGAATTAATTCCATCTTTTCAAACTTCTTATCCTCAAGAAATCATTATTTATGGAGTTGCTGGTTTAGGTACTGCTTGGGGAATTACTATATCTGGTAGTTTTGGTCAAAAACGCAGATTTCTTATAGCAGCACTTATGGGTGTAATCAGCTATAGTTTAGGTTGGATGGTTTGTCAATTTATTAAACCAGAAGATAGTCCGGAAGGGTTAATTGCCTGGATATTAATTTCAGTTTTCTTACTAACTTTAGGTTTAGGTCTGCGGACACATTACATTGCTTATGCTTTTATCACAGCATTTGGTACTGCTAATATTGTCGCAGCTTTAATACATTTAGGAATTGATATTCCCTTACTTAATTTTTCCAGTCAACCAAGTGTCTTTTATTTATTTCATCACATCGCTTTTTTTGGATTTATTGGTGTTTTAATTAGTCTTTGTTTAAGTTTCAGTTACTATTTAGTTGTTCCTTGTTTACGATGGTTAGGATGGCGTTAA
- the argJ gene encoding bifunctional ornithine acetyltransferase/N-acetylglutamate synthase, whose amino-acid sequence MGDWKEITGGVTAARGYRAAGIKAGLKPSGLPDLALILSDVDAIAAGVFTTSQVRAACVDYCRQRLQAKHSARAILCNAGQANAATGSQGVKDTLESADLLAKELGISPESILLASTGVIGQRIKMDALRDGIPKVVAALSTEGSDAAAGAIVTTDLVTKSIALETTINDRPVRIGGIAKGSGMIHPNMATMLAFVTCDASVSPTLWQQMLARAADRSFNSITVDGDTSTNDCLIALANGESRTPAITEIGPEAEKLEAMLTAVCQHLAKAIARDGEGATCLVEVQVTGANDETAARQIAKTIAGSSLVKSAIFGRDPNWGRIAGAAGRAGVPFEQDNLQIKMGNFLLMENGQPLPFDKAAVSGYLKQAAAGAYMKEDTVLISVNIGNGNGTGKAWGCDLSYDYVKINAEYTT is encoded by the coding sequence ATGGGAGACTGGAAAGAAATTACAGGTGGTGTGACAGCAGCGAGGGGATATCGTGCAGCTGGAATTAAAGCTGGACTTAAACCATCAGGACTGCCAGATTTAGCCTTGATATTATCAGATGTAGATGCGATCGCAGCCGGCGTATTTACCACTAGCCAAGTTAGAGCCGCTTGTGTAGATTATTGCCGTCAACGTTTACAAGCTAAACACAGTGCTAGAGCGATATTGTGTAACGCTGGTCAAGCCAATGCAGCTACTGGCAGTCAAGGAGTAAAAGATACCCTAGAAAGCGCTGACCTATTAGCAAAGGAATTAGGTATTTCCCCGGAATCAATTTTACTAGCTTCCACTGGGGTAATTGGTCAAAGAATTAAAATGGATGCTCTACGAGATGGTATTCCCAAGGTGGTAGCGGCTCTTTCAACCGAGGGTTCAGATGCGGCAGCGGGAGCAATTGTGACTACAGATTTAGTCACAAAATCTATCGCCTTAGAAACAACCATCAACGATCGCCCGGTGCGAATTGGCGGCATTGCTAAAGGTTCAGGGATGATCCACCCCAACATGGCCACCATGCTGGCATTTGTTACCTGTGATGCGTCAGTTTCACCTACCCTGTGGCAACAAATGTTAGCCAGAGCAGCAGATAGAAGCTTTAATTCCATTACAGTTGATGGAGATACTAGCACCAATGATTGTTTAATTGCCTTGGCCAATGGAGAGTCTCGCACCCCAGCTATTACAGAAATTGGTCCAGAGGCAGAAAAATTAGAAGCTATGTTGACAGCAGTTTGTCAGCATTTAGCCAAGGCGATCGCCCGTGATGGCGAAGGTGCAACCTGTTTAGTAGAAGTACAAGTCACAGGTGCAAACGACGAAACCGCAGCCCGACAAATTGCCAAAACCATCGCCGGATCTTCCTTAGTCAAATCAGCAATTTTCGGACGTGATCCCAACTGGGGCCGAATAGCCGGTGCTGCTGGCCGTGCCGGAGTTCCCTTTGAACAGGACAATCTGCAAATTAAAATGGGCAACTTTCTGCTCATGGAAAATGGACAACCTTTACCTTTTGATAAAGCCGCTGTGAGTGGATATTTAAAACAAGCCGCCGCAGGTGCTTACATGAAAGAAGATACAGTCTTAATTTCCGTAAATATCGGTAATGGTAACGGTACTGGTAAAGCTTGGGGTTGTGACTTGAGTTACGACTACGTAAAAATTAACGCCGAGTACACAACTTAA
- a CDS encoding fasciclin domain-containing protein yields MNANYSKLLTKITGIVGLTGVSLLTTLPIHAEEIRNTEQKNEIFLAQSMDNGILNPRPSIFNEPPYNRGERPSVTPTPATQPMEKPTQATETQNVLEVAKSAGSFTILVKALEAAGLTEVLGGDGPFTVFAPTDQAFAKLPQDALMDLLKPQNKEVLVKILTYHVIPGKVMSGDLKAGPVTSVQGDPINVKINSGRDVFVNDGQVIKGDIPASNGVIHVIDNVILPPSL; encoded by the coding sequence ATGAACGCTAATTACAGCAAATTGTTGACCAAAATCACAGGTATAGTAGGATTGACAGGAGTTAGCCTCTTAACTACTTTACCTATCCACGCAGAAGAAATCAGAAATACTGAGCAGAAGAATGAGATATTCTTAGCACAGTCTATGGACAATGGCATACTCAATCCTAGACCAAGCATTTTCAACGAACCTCCTTATAACCGTGGTGAGAGACCCAGTGTAACTCCAACTCCAGCTACTCAACCCATGGAAAAACCAACCCAAGCAACAGAAACTCAAAATGTACTAGAAGTAGCTAAATCAGCGGGTTCTTTTACAATTCTAGTTAAAGCTTTAGAAGCAGCTGGACTAACAGAAGTATTGGGAGGAGATGGTCCTTTTACAGTTTTTGCTCCCACAGACCAGGCTTTTGCTAAATTACCACAAGATGCACTAATGGATTTGTTAAAGCCACAAAATAAAGAAGTTTTAGTCAAGATTTTAACTTATCATGTTATCCCTGGTAAGGTCATGTCCGGTGATTTAAAAGCAGGTCCAGTAACTAGCGTACAAGGTGATCCGATAAATGTAAAAATCAACTCTGGTCGAGATGTATTTGTGAATGATGGTCAAGTAATTAAAGGAGATATTCCTGCTAGTAACGGTGTGATTCATGTAATTGATAATGTGATTTTGCCTCCTAGCTTGTAG
- a CDS encoding DUF892 family protein, producing the protein MVQLSERPGIKKLSTLSDKFTYAISMVYDAENRFLESQQMMVQCCQNKQLRSTLENHIRETEQQVRNLEQVFELLGEEPQRITCDAAVGLISDCQKSMLLTADHQELIEPGIAGGQLIIEHLEIAFYHCLIKGAEKMGKSQIVQLLQQNLEQQEQTAKKLEPLMSQLLAEIKSVDGKTAARSK; encoded by the coding sequence ATGGTTCAACTTAGTGAACGTCCGGGAATCAAAAAACTCTCTACTTTATCAGATAAGTTTACCTATGCAATTAGCATGGTTTATGATGCGGAAAATCGCTTTTTAGAATCACAACAGATGATGGTTCAATGTTGTCAAAATAAACAGTTAAGATCAACATTAGAGAACCATATTCGAGAAACTGAACAACAAGTCAGAAATTTAGAACAGGTGTTTGAACTTCTAGGAGAAGAACCACAGAGAATTACTTGTGATGCGGCGGTTGGCTTGATTAGTGATTGTCAAAAATCTATGCTACTTACGGCTGATCACCAGGAACTTATCGAACCAGGAATAGCTGGTGGACAGTTAATTATTGAACATCTAGAAATTGCCTTTTATCACTGTTTAATTAAAGGTGCGGAAAAGATGGGTAAAAGCCAAATTGTACAACTTCTGCAACAGAATTTAGAACAACAAGAGCAAACAGCGAAAAAATTAGAGCCTTTGATGTCACAGCTACTGGCAGAAATAAAATCTGTTGATGGTAAGACTGCGGCTAGATCCAAGTAA
- a CDS encoding HEAT repeat domain-containing protein, with protein sequence MTTPSLEVISTQLESTNLRDRMVALANLRDIPSEDAVPLIKKVLNDESMQLRSMAVFALGIKQTPECYPILIKILETDPDYGIRADAAGALGYLGDNRALEALSRAFYEDTDWLVRFSAAVSLGNIKDARAHDILIQALDSQEVVIQQAAISALGEIQDIESVDHILRFAQAEDWLVRQRLAEALGNLPTPKSVSALKYLEKDSHPHVAEAARISLERLAEIENQN encoded by the coding sequence ATGACTACTCCCAGTTTAGAAGTAATTTCTACCCAGTTAGAAAGTACAAACCTACGCGATCGCATGGTAGCTTTAGCTAACCTGCGTGATATTCCCTCAGAAGATGCAGTACCTTTAATTAAGAAGGTATTAAATGATGAATCCATGCAACTACGCTCAATGGCGGTATTTGCATTAGGTATCAAGCAAACTCCCGAATGTTATCCTATCCTGATCAAAATATTAGAAACTGATCCAGATTACGGTATCCGGGCTGATGCTGCTGGTGCTTTAGGGTATTTAGGTGATAACAGAGCATTAGAAGCACTATCCAGGGCATTTTACGAAGATACAGATTGGCTAGTTAGATTTAGTGCTGCTGTTTCCTTGGGTAATATCAAAGATGCCCGCGCCCATGATATTCTCATTCAAGCACTTGATAGTCAAGAAGTAGTTATCCAACAAGCTGCCATTTCTGCTTTAGGAGAAATACAAGATATTGAGTCTGTAGATCATATCCTCCGTTTTGCCCAAGCTGAAGATTGGCTAGTACGGCAACGTCTAGCAGAAGCTTTGGGTAATCTTCCCACCCCTAAAAGTGTTTCTGCTTTGAAATATTTGGAAAAAGACAGTCATCCTCACGTTGCTGAGGCTGCGAGAATTTCTCTGGAAAGACTTGCAGAAATAGAAAATCAAAATTAG
- a CDS encoding phycobiliprotein lyase, translating into MNIEEFFELSAGKWFSHRTSHHLAFKQSEDGKSDIVIEMLAADHPEVIKLCEQHKVEPSNASCGARVTWKGTMEWDEEKHEGSTVLVTVPDADKPGEGKLLREMGYAEKAPVAGTYKIGDDGALTLITEYETMSSEERLWFASPNLRMRVGILKRFGGFSMASFTSEIRMGATEASKKAMEAANAG; encoded by the coding sequence ATGAATATTGAAGAATTTTTTGAGTTAAGTGCGGGAAAATGGTTCTCTCACCGTACCAGTCACCATTTAGCCTTTAAACAATCAGAAGATGGTAAGTCAGACATCGTAATTGAGATGTTGGCCGCAGATCATCCCGAAGTAATTAAACTGTGTGAACAGCACAAAGTTGAACCTAGTAACGCTTCCTGTGGTGCAAGAGTCACCTGGAAGGGAACAATGGAATGGGATGAAGAAAAACACGAAGGTTCTACAGTTCTAGTTACAGTTCCTGATGCAGATAAACCTGGTGAAGGTAAATTACTGCGGGAAATGGGTTATGCCGAAAAAGCCCCCGTCGCAGGAACTTACAAAATTGGTGATGATGGGGCTTTAACTCTAATCACTGAGTATGAAACTATGTCTTCCGAGGAAAGGCTATGGTTTGCTAGTCCTAACCTCCGGATGCGGGTAGGTATTCTCAAGCGGTTTGGTGGTTTTAGTATGGCTTCCTTTACTTCTGAGATTCGTATGGGTGCTACAGAAGCATCTAAAAAAGCGATGGAAGCAGCTAATGCGGGTTAG
- a CDS encoding NIL domain-containing protein: protein MKKRVTLTFPKRVIQMPVTYRLAKDFNVAANIIRAQVAPNQIGKLVVELLGDIDQLDAAIEWMRSQNINVSHNLGEIVIDEEVCVDCGLCTGVCPTQALTLDPETYKLTFTRSRCIVCEQCIPTCPVQAISTNL, encoded by the coding sequence ATGAAAAAACGCGTCACCCTGACTTTTCCCAAACGTGTCATTCAAATGCCGGTGACTTACCGACTAGCCAAGGATTTTAATGTTGCTGCTAATATTATCCGCGCTCAGGTTGCTCCCAATCAAATTGGTAAATTAGTGGTGGAATTATTGGGAGATATTGATCAGTTAGATGCAGCTATTGAGTGGATGCGATCGCAAAATATCAATGTTTCCCATAATTTAGGTGAAATTGTCATTGATGAAGAAGTATGTGTTGACTGTGGTTTGTGTACAGGAGTTTGTCCCACACAAGCCCTGACTCTCGATCCGGAAACATATAAACTCACATTCACGCGATCGCGCTGTATTGTCTGTGAACAGTGTATTCCCACCTGTCCAGTCCAGGCAATATCTACAAATTTGTAA
- a CDS encoding thioredoxin family protein, whose amino-acid sequence MSTETPVNDPTKSESNLGGRVRNFLIVMVAVILSASLFLGLRTQTDSVSLTQLDQASTPLEVAVSNNKPSLVEFYADWCTVCQKMAPDMAELKQQYANKLNFVMLNVDNNKWLPEMLKYRVDGIPHFVFLSNEGEGIAEAIGDIPRSIMASNLEALVTNSPLPYAQSSGKTSTFSAPISAGSQDDPRSHGSQVVN is encoded by the coding sequence ATGAGTACAGAAACACCTGTAAATGATCCTACCAAGTCAGAATCTAACCTTGGAGGACGTGTCAGAAACTTCCTCATTGTCATGGTAGCTGTCATCTTGAGTGCTTCACTATTTTTAGGACTACGAACTCAAACTGACTCTGTTTCTCTCACCCAACTAGATCAAGCATCCACACCTCTAGAAGTTGCAGTCAGTAATAATAAGCCCAGTTTAGTAGAGTTCTATGCAGATTGGTGTACAGTCTGTCAAAAAATGGCACCTGATATGGCAGAACTCAAACAACAATACGCAAACAAACTCAACTTTGTCATGCTGAATGTGGACAATAACAAATGGTTGCCAGAAATGCTCAAATATCGGGTAGATGGTATTCCCCATTTTGTCTTTTTAAGCAACGAAGGAGAAGGTATAGCCGAGGCAATTGGTGATATACCTCGTTCCATCATGGCCAGTAATTTAGAAGCCTTAGTGACCAATTCTCCCCTACCCTATGCCCAAAGTAGTGGCAAAACTTCCACATTTTCCGCCCCAATATCAGCGGGTAGTCAAGATGATCCTCGCAGTCATGGTAGTCAAGTTGTTAATTAA
- a CDS encoding DUF6737 family protein translates to MSEKQTINPWNYKPWWCQPWSIMLTGLTLISGSWLIFQLIWLTIFVAIPVLTWMGFFLLIWPKLMIESGVLEGKSNE, encoded by the coding sequence ATGTCTGAAAAACAAACAATAAATCCTTGGAATTATAAACCTTGGTGGTGTCAACCTTGGTCAATTATGCTCACAGGTTTAACATTAATTAGTGGTAGCTGGTTGATATTTCAACTAATATGGTTAACAATTTTTGTCGCTATTCCTGTATTAACTTGGATGGGTTTCTTTTTATTAATCTGGCCAAAATTAATGATTGAAAGTGGTGTTTTAGAAGGTAAAAGTAATGAGTAA
- a CDS encoding Gfo/Idh/MocA family oxidoreductase yields MVGVAIVGTGFGQKVHIPAFQAHHKTEIKAIYHRDINKAKSIAEANNISHASDNLAEILALPEVEAVSISTPPFLHYDMGKQVLEAGKHLLLEKPVTLNANEAKELYQLAKTKGLIASVDFEFRFIPAWQYFHQLLSSNYVGNIRLIKIDWLGASRADTSRAWNWYSRQDQGGGVLGSLGSHAFDYINWLFGPVSKLNAYLNTAITQRNDPQSGEVKAVNTDDNCLISLELANGTPCQLSISAVVHAPRPHWIEVYGDQGTLVLGSEHQKDYIHGFKVWGFQVGETLTEMEIPPHLLFPQHYADGRICAFLRVVDQWVIGIETKQEITPSLKAGVYSQLLMDLSHQSNDGRMWVDVPNLESFLAA; encoded by the coding sequence ATGGTTGGAGTTGCAATTGTCGGTACTGGATTTGGGCAAAAAGTACATATTCCCGCATTTCAAGCACACCATAAAACTGAGATTAAAGCTATTTATCATCGAGATATAAATAAAGCTAAATCTATCGCTGAAGCTAATAATATCTCTCATGCTAGTGATAATTTGGCAGAAATTCTCGCCTTACCAGAAGTAGAAGCTGTGAGTATTTCCACACCGCCATTTCTACATTATGACATGGGTAAACAAGTTTTAGAAGCTGGTAAACATCTGTTATTAGAAAAACCAGTTACTTTAAATGCAAATGAAGCTAAAGAATTATATCAATTAGCAAAAACTAAAGGTCTAATTGCATCTGTTGATTTTGAATTTCGTTTTATTCCTGCATGGCAATATTTTCATCAACTTTTATCTTCTAATTATGTTGGTAATATTCGCTTAATCAAAATTGACTGGTTAGGTGCTTCCCGTGCTGATACATCCCGCGCTTGGAATTGGTATTCTCGTCAAGATCAAGGTGGTGGTGTATTGGGTTCTTTAGGTTCTCATGCTTTTGATTATATTAATTGGTTATTTGGCCCAGTTAGTAAATTAAACGCCTATTTAAATACAGCTATTACCCAAAGAAATGATCCTCAAAGTGGGGAAGTAAAAGCAGTAAATACCGATGACAATTGTTTGATATCTTTAGAGTTAGCAAATGGTACACCATGTCAACTTTCTATTAGTGCTGTGGTTCATGCACCTAGACCTCATTGGATAGAAGTTTATGGTGATCAAGGAACTTTAGTTTTAGGAAGTGAACATCAAAAAGATTATATTCACGGGTTTAAAGTTTGGGGTTTTCAAGTTGGTGAAACTTTAACAGAAATGGAAATTCCTCCACATTTATTGTTTCCTCAACATTATGCTGATGGTCGAATTTGTGCATTTTTAAGAGTTGTGGATCAATGGGTGATAGGAATTGAGACAAAACAAGAAATTACACCATCTTTAAAAGCAGGTGTTTATTCACAATTATTGATGGATTTATCCCATCAATCCAATGATGGGAGAATGTGGGTAGATGTGCCAAATTTAGAGTCATTTTTAGCGGCATAA